A stretch of DNA from Campylobacter concisus:
AAGTGCTATTATCAAAATAGCTGCGATAATGCCGATACCAAGATAGGTTTTATTGTGAGAGCGACCTGCACTATTTTTTGTGGGTCGCTTCTTTGTAGTCTTTTTTTCGCTCAAGGCTTAGTTTTTATTTTGATCTATAAGTTTGCCGTTAGTTATCCAAGGCATCATTGCGCGAAGTTTTTTGCCAGTTTGATTTAGCAAACTTCTCTCAGCTATACCGCGTTCAGCGTTCATTCTAACATATCCTGCTTTTCTCTCTAGGATGAAGTCTTTTGCAAATTTACCGTTTTGAATCTCTTTTAAAACTTCTTTCATAGCTTTTCTGCTCTCTTCGCCAACTACCCTTACGCCGCTTACGTAATCACCGTATTCAGCGGTATTTGAGATAGAGTAACGCATATCGGCCATGCCACCTTGATACATCAAATCAACAATTAATTTTAACTCGTGCAAGCACTCAAAATACGCCATCTCAGGCTCATAGCCAGCCTCTACAAGCGTATCAAAGCCAGCATTTACTAATGCACATAAACCACCACAAAGTACTGCTTGTTCACCAAACAAATCTGTTTCAGTTTCATCTTTAAATGTTGTCTCAATGATGCCAGTTCTACCGCCACCTATACCGCAAGCATAGCTTAGAGCGATCTCTTTTGCCTTTCCACTTGCATTTTGCTCAACAGCGATAAGATCAGGTATGCCACCACCTCTTACAAATTCGCTTCTAACTGTGTGTCCTGGAGCTTTTGGAGCGATCATGATGACATCTATATTTGCTGGAGCTTTGATTTGACCAAAATGAACATTAAAACCATGTCCAAATGCGATAGCAGCATGATCTTTTAAATTTGGCTCGATCTCATTTTTATAAATTTCTGCTTGAAGCTCATCTGGAGTTAAAATCATAACCACATCAGCGCCTTTTGTAGCTTCGCTTACGGTTTTTACTTCAAAGCCTTTTGCCTCAGCTTTTGCCCAGCTTTTGCCACCTTTTGAAAGGCCAATCACAACGCTTACACCGTTATCTCTTAAATTTTCAGCATGT
This window harbors:
- the ilvC gene encoding ketol-acid reductoisomerase, producing MAINVYYDKDCDLSLIQSKKVAIIGFGSQGHAHAENLRDNGVSVVIGLSKGGKSWAKAEAKGFEVKTVSEATKGADVVMILTPDELQAEIYKNEIEPNLKDHAAIAFGHGFNVHFGQIKAPANIDVIMIAPKAPGHTVRSEFVRGGGIPDLIAVEQNASGKAKEIALSYACGIGGGRTGIIETTFKDETETDLFGEQAVLCGGLCALVNAGFDTLVEAGYEPEMAYFECLHELKLIVDLMYQGGMADMRYSISNTAEYGDYVSGVRVVGEESRKAMKEVLKEIQNGKFAKDFILERKAGYVRMNAERGIAERSLLNQTGKKLRAMMPWITNGKLIDQNKN